In Gemmata obscuriglobus, a single genomic region encodes these proteins:
- a CDS encoding ThuA domain-containing protein → MSLSRRKFLTATAATALVSSGGINLPFASGAEKKKKLVLIAGTPSHGPGDHEFNAGVRLLNKCLQGVEGLETVVFLNGYPKDDSALDSADAILCYADGGGNHPLVREKRLERIGKLMAKGVGLMCAHYGVEVPKDLGGPEFKEWIGGYYESLYSCNPMWAPEFKEFPKHPIANGVKPFTIKDEWYFNMRFRDDMKGVTPILFAAPSDAVRNGPYVSPRGPYKHIQEAKGRAEAMMWALERKDGGRGVGFTGGHFHRNWKDDNFRKVVLNALLWICKLDVPADGVKSEVTDAEIGANWDEKGRKK, encoded by the coding sequence ATGTCACTCTCCCGTCGCAAGTTCCTTACTGCCACCGCCGCCACGGCCCTCGTTAGCTCGGGGGGAATTAACCTTCCGTTTGCCAGCGGCGCCGAGAAAAAGAAGAAACTGGTCCTGATCGCGGGCACACCCAGCCACGGACCCGGCGATCACGAGTTCAACGCCGGCGTCCGGCTACTCAACAAGTGTCTACAGGGCGTTGAAGGTCTAGAAACGGTCGTGTTCCTCAACGGCTACCCGAAGGACGATTCCGCGCTCGACTCTGCCGACGCGATCCTCTGTTATGCAGATGGCGGCGGCAACCACCCCCTCGTTCGTGAGAAGCGCCTGGAGCGGATCGGGAAGCTCATGGCGAAGGGCGTGGGGCTGATGTGCGCGCACTATGGCGTCGAGGTGCCCAAAGACCTCGGCGGGCCGGAGTTTAAGGAATGGATCGGCGGGTACTACGAGAGCCTGTACTCGTGCAACCCGATGTGGGCGCCGGAGTTCAAGGAATTCCCCAAGCACCCGATCGCGAACGGGGTGAAGCCGTTCACCATCAAGGACGAGTGGTACTTCAACATGCGGTTCCGGGACGACATGAAGGGCGTCACCCCCATCCTGTTCGCCGCGCCCTCTGACGCGGTGCGTAACGGCCCCTACGTCTCCCCGCGCGGCCCGTACAAGCACATTCAGGAGGCCAAGGGCCGGGCCGAGGCGATGATGTGGGCGCTGGAGCGCAAGGACGGCGGCCGGGGCGTGGGGTTCACCGGCGGGCACTTCCACCGCAACTGGAAGGACGACAACTTCCGCAAGGTGGTGCTCAACGCGCTCCTGTGGATCTGCAAACTCGATGTACCCGCCGACGGCGTGAAGTCGGAGGTCACGGACGCCGAAATCGGCGCCAACTGGGACGAGAAGGGGAGGAAGAAATAA
- a CDS encoding YkgJ family cysteine cluster protein — protein sequence MQVRALPVLQNWDCHSCGDCCRSYAVPVTAEEGRRIEAQGWERLPEFQGVPYFVKRNGEFYLNHRADGGCVFLGADKLCRIHGQFGAAAKPLACRIYPFLLVPAGDHWNFGLRLACPSAAENKGRPLSAQAGDARQYADFFESTAAKGSLDGPPPPLYGNQWVGWGDVGRIATAFSKLLANGADPFERRWRKVLFVVSMLRKAKFDGGGDPKKAVVGGRLSELLHVLGTAAEEEEPAEPGEVSRPGWVGRTVFRQLVALFARKDHGAEKGEAQRGPVRRFASAVRFATGRGRVPKVHAVLTDGATFAAGERPLGALGADAVALLTRWHRLKVESLQFCGAPNFGLSVWDGIESLALTFPAAMWLARVLVAGGTEPGAAVTQAVRMVDDNFGFNPLLGSARQKFALRLIAARGDLPKLVAWYGR from the coding sequence ATGCAAGTTCGCGCGCTGCCCGTGCTCCAGAACTGGGACTGCCACTCGTGCGGCGACTGCTGCCGCTCCTACGCCGTGCCCGTGACCGCAGAGGAGGGGCGCCGGATCGAGGCGCAGGGCTGGGAGCGGTTGCCCGAGTTCCAGGGCGTACCGTACTTCGTGAAGCGGAACGGCGAGTTCTACCTCAACCACCGCGCCGACGGCGGGTGCGTGTTCCTGGGCGCCGACAAGCTGTGCCGCATCCACGGGCAGTTCGGCGCCGCCGCCAAGCCGCTCGCGTGCCGCATCTACCCGTTCCTGCTCGTGCCCGCCGGCGACCACTGGAACTTCGGGCTGCGGCTCGCTTGCCCCTCGGCCGCCGAAAACAAGGGCCGGCCGCTGAGCGCGCAGGCCGGCGACGCCCGCCAGTACGCCGACTTCTTCGAATCGACCGCGGCCAAAGGCTCGCTCGACGGGCCGCCCCCGCCGCTGTACGGGAACCAGTGGGTGGGCTGGGGCGACGTGGGCCGGATCGCGACCGCGTTCTCGAAACTGCTCGCGAACGGGGCGGACCCGTTCGAGCGGCGCTGGCGCAAGGTGCTGTTCGTCGTGTCGATGCTGCGGAAGGCCAAATTCGACGGCGGGGGCGACCCGAAAAAAGCGGTGGTCGGTGGGCGGCTCAGCGAGCTGCTCCATGTGCTCGGGACGGCGGCCGAAGAGGAGGAGCCGGCGGAACCGGGCGAGGTGTCACGCCCGGGGTGGGTGGGCCGAACCGTGTTCCGGCAGTTGGTGGCGCTCTTCGCACGCAAGGACCACGGCGCCGAGAAGGGCGAGGCGCAGCGCGGCCCGGTGCGGCGGTTCGCTTCGGCGGTGCGGTTCGCGACCGGGCGGGGGCGGGTTCCGAAGGTCCACGCGGTCCTCACCGACGGCGCCACGTTCGCAGCGGGCGAGCGCCCTCTGGGTGCGCTCGGCGCGGACGCGGTCGCGCTCCTGACCCGCTGGCACCGCCTCAAGGTGGAATCGCTCCAGTTCTGCGGCGCGCCGAACTTCGGCCTCTCGGTGTGGGACGGGATCGAGTCGCTCGCGCTAACGTTCCCGGCGGCGATGTGGCTCGCCCGGGTGCTGGTCGCGGGCGGAACGGAACCGGGCGCGGCCGTCACACAGGCGGTGCGAATGGTGGACGACAACTTCGGGTTCAACCCGCTGCTCGGTTCGGCCCGCCAAAAATTCGCGCTCCGGTTGATCGCGGCCCGCGGCGACCTGCCGAAATTGGTCGCGTGGTACGGCCGCTGA
- a CDS encoding BBP7 family outer membrane beta-barrel protein, which translates to MRVKLIATAVFLLTASGVRAEPPRLLSAEPAPAWTDTGTTPAPATVSIPTETRPFPMVGPQFWASGDYVLAWYTPIRTPPLIQAVPAALANQSTSNGAVTLFPENNRINFGAFNGIRASVGANFEKFGVEVGGFVLERQGESSSFFNNGNPVALGQGYISAGSGLPTTLFASLPGQYSGGVSAAAQSRLWGLDGNIRRAWYTFLFDTTDVLVGFKYLDLHESLTVYSPSVFPSGGVISSSDSVRTSNRFYGGYVGINSRLGNERGFGLDLTSKSGLGGVAQRAELVGSNSFIPAGGAADIEPAGLYARGLNAGTFTRSKVAYTQDFDLKLTYNFNPWFQVSFGYSLMYMSSAIRPGGAIDAVVNDSNVRFVAQPTPSTLARPAFAWRTDGLTVNALTFGARLQY; encoded by the coding sequence ATGCGCGTGAAACTCATAGCGACCGCCGTATTTCTCCTCACCGCCAGCGGCGTTCGTGCCGAGCCCCCGCGGCTGCTGAGTGCCGAGCCGGCGCCGGCGTGGACCGATACGGGCACAACGCCCGCTCCGGCCACGGTCAGCATTCCCACGGAAACGCGGCCGTTCCCGATGGTCGGCCCGCAGTTCTGGGCCAGCGGCGACTACGTCCTCGCGTGGTACACGCCGATCCGCACGCCGCCGCTCATTCAGGCGGTCCCGGCGGCGCTGGCGAACCAGTCCACGAGCAACGGGGCCGTGACGCTGTTCCCGGAGAACAACCGGATCAACTTCGGCGCGTTCAACGGCATCCGGGCGAGTGTCGGGGCCAACTTCGAAAAGTTCGGCGTGGAGGTCGGCGGGTTCGTACTTGAGCGGCAGGGGGAAAGCTCGTCGTTCTTCAACAACGGGAACCCGGTCGCGCTCGGCCAGGGGTACATCTCGGCCGGGTCCGGGCTGCCCACCACGCTGTTCGCGTCGCTGCCCGGCCAATACAGCGGCGGCGTGTCCGCCGCGGCCCAGAGCCGGCTGTGGGGGCTGGACGGGAACATCCGGCGGGCGTGGTACACGTTCCTGTTCGACACCACCGATGTCCTCGTCGGGTTCAAGTACCTCGACCTGCACGAGAGCCTGACCGTTTACTCGCCGTCGGTCTTCCCGAGCGGGGGCGTGATCTCGTCGAGCGATTCGGTTCGCACCAGCAACCGGTTCTACGGCGGGTACGTGGGCATCAACAGCCGGCTCGGGAACGAGCGCGGGTTCGGGCTCGACCTGACATCGAAGTCGGGGCTGGGCGGTGTGGCGCAGCGGGCCGAACTGGTTGGGTCGAACAGCTTCATCCCGGCGGGCGGCGCGGCCGACATCGAGCCCGCCGGGTTGTACGCCCGGGGCTTGAACGCTGGCACGTTCACCCGCAGCAAGGTGGCGTACACGCAGGACTTCGATCTGAAGCTCACCTACAACTTCAACCCGTGGTTCCAGGTGTCGTTCGGGTACTCGCTGATGTACATGAGCAGCGCGATCCGGCCGGGCGGGGCGATCGACGCGGTGGTGAACGACAGCAACGTGCGGTTCGTCGCTCAGCCTACCCCGAGCACGCTGGCGCGTCCGGCGTTCGCGTGGCGCACCGACGGGTTGACAGTCAACGCGCTCACCTTCGGCGCCCGGTTGCAGTACTGA
- the rnpA gene encoding ribonuclease P protein component produces the protein MPSFKYPQTHHMKTPAEFERCYTRKRSAADGLLVVYACENGLAHPRLGCSVSRKVGNAVMRNRYKRLFREAFRLSQHDLPQGVDLILIPRPGPYPELGALRASLVKQARYAARKLSEGPRSNPHPGPRPEKKGRDVPPATGSPAAAVAPPRPEVSGAAPEGAP, from the coding sequence GTGCCGTCGTTCAAGTACCCGCAAACGCACCACATGAAGACCCCGGCGGAGTTCGAGCGGTGCTACACGCGCAAGCGGTCGGCGGCGGACGGGCTGCTGGTGGTGTACGCGTGCGAGAACGGCCTCGCGCACCCGCGGCTGGGGTGCTCGGTGTCGCGCAAGGTTGGCAACGCGGTGATGCGGAACCGCTACAAGCGGCTGTTCCGCGAGGCGTTCCGGCTGTCGCAGCACGACTTGCCCCAGGGGGTCGATCTGATCCTCATCCCGCGCCCGGGGCCGTACCCCGAACTGGGGGCGCTGCGGGCGTCACTCGTGAAACAGGCGCGGTACGCGGCCCGGAAGCTGAGCGAAGGGCCGAGAAGCAACCCACATCCCGGCCCCCGGCCTGAAAAGAAAGGGAGAGACGTTCCCCCCGCAACGGGCTCGCCCGCTGCGGCCGTCGCTCCCCCACGTCCTGAAGTGAGTGGGGCGGCTCCGGAGGGCGCGCCGTGA
- a CDS encoding WD40 repeat domain-containing protein yields MRVIETGLGAVQATAVSPDGRRMAVSGERGLALFDWATGEQMSDVPRSAGAGPVVFGPTGAWAAHVATGGQLRLYGVGSSPAHGWGDRSDKFAGGVAVSPDGRLLAAATDGRPNRARLVLWSLPTLKPAPGFEFWPPLHRLAFSPNGQFLAGVWRHGFELRFAVSGGIDYSYPAARALRSGGSPNFVSFDRASRTCTFGWDDQFHVIDIATGTSKRGPTVHATFRDAAFSPGADLFATAGDDGRLKFWSPATWTVVREYDWNCGPLTCLAFTADGSAGVCGTADGRLVQFDVDQ; encoded by the coding sequence ATGCGCGTGATCGAAACGGGGCTGGGCGCGGTACAGGCGACCGCGGTGTCTCCGGACGGGCGGCGCATGGCGGTGTCCGGGGAACGTGGGCTCGCCCTGTTCGATTGGGCAACTGGTGAGCAGATGTCGGACGTGCCGCGCAGCGCCGGTGCCGGACCGGTGGTGTTCGGTCCGACGGGTGCCTGGGCGGCCCACGTCGCTACCGGAGGGCAGTTACGTCTGTACGGCGTCGGCTCGTCGCCCGCGCACGGTTGGGGCGACCGATCGGACAAGTTCGCGGGCGGCGTCGCGGTGTCCCCGGACGGCCGGTTGCTGGCCGCGGCCACCGACGGCCGCCCCAACCGTGCGCGGCTCGTGCTGTGGTCCCTGCCCACGCTGAAGCCCGCGCCCGGGTTCGAATTCTGGCCCCCGCTCCACCGGCTCGCGTTCAGCCCGAACGGGCAGTTCCTGGCGGGCGTCTGGCGCCACGGGTTCGAGCTGCGGTTCGCGGTGTCCGGGGGCATCGACTACAGCTACCCCGCGGCCCGCGCGTTGCGGAGCGGAGGCAGCCCCAACTTCGTGTCGTTCGACCGCGCCAGCCGGACGTGTACGTTCGGCTGGGACGACCAGTTCCACGTGATCGACATCGCGACCGGCACGAGCAAGCGCGGCCCCACGGTCCACGCCACGTTCCGGGACGCGGCGTTCAGCCCGGGCGCGGACCTGTTCGCGACCGCCGGGGACGACGGCCGGTTGAAGTTCTGGTCGCCCGCGACCTGGACGGTGGTTCGTGAGTACGACTGGAACTGCGGTCCGCTGACGTGCCTCGCCTTCACCGCCGACGGCTCCGCCGGTGTGTGCGGCACCGCCGACGGCCGGCTCGTGCAGTTCGACGTTGACCAGTGA
- the yidD gene encoding membrane protein insertion efficiency factor YidD — MSQLRWLWHGPALVLGGLMVFCVRGYQKVIRPMLPPMCRFHPGCSEYFILSVKKHGPVYGCAKGAWRICRCNPWNKGGYDPP; from the coding sequence GTGAGCCAACTCCGCTGGCTGTGGCACGGCCCCGCTCTCGTGCTGGGCGGGCTGATGGTGTTCTGCGTCCGCGGATACCAGAAGGTGATTCGGCCGATGCTGCCCCCGATGTGCCGGTTCCACCCGGGGTGCAGCGAGTACTTCATTCTGTCGGTGAAGAAGCACGGGCCGGTCTACGGGTGCGCCAAGGGCGCGTGGCGCATCTGCCGGTGCAACCCGTGGAACAAAGGCGGGTACGATCCGCCGTGA
- a CDS encoding protein kinase domain-containing protein, with protein MSDADQQAARELSLRGARPPLEVPGYEQFAFLGHGAYGEVWTALNRNSGRRVAIKYFTRRGSLDWSALAREVEKLRHLFSDRYVVQLFEVGWEADPPYYVMEYLENGSLEDHLRTHTPHAHEAAALFREIAVGLVHAHDRGILHCDLKPANVLLDHEHRPKLADFGQARRTNETAAALGTLFYMAPEQADLSAVPDARWDVYALGALVYRVLVGEPPHRGDPAATATLTGTLDSQLAAYRKLILAAPKPSAHYAVPGVDKGLAAIIDRCLEPNPSKRFPNPQAVLAAIDVWNIQRVRRPLLWVTGVTFALLFLLMGLLGQYLFRTTVNTAAQGVESRALEANKFAAQTEARQLAAQIQLRWVQLDAAARNAQVRELLAKGERLRDDPEAARTLDRLLGERKERGDRQFAPGDKAAIWFADDANGFQRAAWPPADAARHKYRGYRDYFHGRGERPEGTPVPGIIARPHRSVAYRRKVEGGEDVWSVAFTVPVFADGPDSKPIGVVGMTLDLADAAPERTDRFAVLIDTRPDVRSGHRGLILRHPYWATTQGNSNPPLYYADAVVKWGDALGAGDDSRAFADSEFTDPVSEGWPEYRGTWLASANRVRVGPDKVDTGWVVLVQERRDEVLQPVREMQWRLGFVGLVAGVAVLGLVTLMWTGMMMVMDTSSRSPVTRLLRRWAGLPTSGTSTTGTTASGLAGAGTARGSTTPTPGAGS; from the coding sequence ATGTCCGACGCCGACCAGCAGGCGGCGCGGGAACTCAGCTTGCGCGGGGCGCGGCCCCCGCTGGAGGTGCCGGGGTACGAGCAGTTCGCATTCCTGGGCCACGGGGCTTACGGGGAGGTGTGGACCGCGCTGAACCGGAACAGCGGCCGCCGGGTCGCGATCAAGTACTTCACCCGCCGGGGCTCGCTCGACTGGTCGGCGCTCGCCCGCGAGGTCGAAAAGCTCCGGCACCTGTTCTCCGACCGCTACGTGGTGCAGCTTTTCGAGGTCGGGTGGGAAGCGGACCCGCCGTACTACGTGATGGAGTACCTGGAGAACGGCTCGCTCGAGGACCACCTCCGCACCCACACGCCGCACGCGCACGAGGCGGCGGCTCTGTTCCGCGAGATCGCCGTCGGGCTGGTTCATGCACACGACCGGGGCATCCTGCACTGCGACCTGAAGCCCGCCAACGTGCTGCTCGACCACGAGCACCGCCCCAAGCTCGCGGACTTCGGACAGGCGCGCCGGACGAACGAGACCGCCGCCGCGCTCGGCACGCTGTTTTACATGGCCCCGGAGCAAGCGGACCTGAGCGCCGTGCCGGACGCCCGGTGGGACGTGTACGCCCTCGGCGCGCTCGTGTACCGGGTGCTGGTCGGCGAACCGCCGCACCGGGGCGACCCGGCCGCAACCGCCACGCTCACGGGCACGCTCGACTCGCAGCTCGCGGCGTACCGGAAGCTGATCCTCGCGGCCCCGAAGCCGTCCGCCCACTACGCCGTACCCGGAGTCGATAAGGGTCTGGCCGCGATCATCGACCGCTGCCTGGAACCCAACCCGAGCAAGCGGTTTCCGAACCCGCAAGCGGTGCTCGCTGCCATTGATGTGTGGAACATCCAGCGCGTGCGCCGGCCGCTTCTGTGGGTCACCGGCGTGACGTTCGCGCTGCTGTTTCTGTTGATGGGGCTGCTCGGGCAGTACCTGTTCCGCACCACGGTGAACACGGCCGCGCAAGGGGTCGAGAGCCGCGCGCTGGAAGCCAACAAGTTCGCCGCGCAGACGGAAGCCCGGCAACTCGCGGCGCAGATCCAGTTGCGGTGGGTGCAGCTCGACGCCGCGGCCCGTAACGCCCAGGTGCGCGAGTTGCTCGCGAAGGGCGAGCGGCTGCGAGACGACCCCGAAGCGGCCCGCACCCTCGATCGCCTTTTGGGCGAGCGAAAGGAGCGAGGCGACCGGCAGTTCGCGCCCGGAGACAAGGCGGCCATCTGGTTCGCGGACGACGCCAACGGGTTCCAGCGCGCCGCATGGCCGCCGGCCGACGCCGCCCGACACAAGTACCGCGGCTACCGGGATTACTTCCACGGCCGGGGCGAGCGTCCCGAGGGCACCCCCGTTCCCGGGATCATCGCCCGCCCGCACCGGTCGGTCGCGTACCGGCGTAAGGTCGAAGGCGGCGAGGATGTGTGGTCGGTCGCGTTCACGGTCCCGGTGTTCGCTGACGGGCCGGATTCGAAGCCGATCGGCGTGGTCGGCATGACGCTCGACCTCGCGGACGCCGCCCCCGAGCGCACGGACCGGTTCGCGGTGCTGATCGACACCCGGCCGGACGTCCGGAGCGGGCACCGCGGGCTGATCCTCCGGCACCCCTACTGGGCGACAACGCAGGGGAACAGCAACCCGCCGCTGTACTACGCGGACGCGGTCGTGAAGTGGGGCGACGCGCTCGGCGCGGGTGACGATTCGCGGGCCTTCGCCGATTCGGAGTTCACCGATCCCGTTTCCGAAGGCTGGCCGGAGTACCGGGGGACATGGCTGGCGTCCGCGAACCGGGTGCGCGTCGGCCCCGACAAGGTGGACACCGGCTGGGTGGTACTCGTGCAGGAGAGACGCGACGAGGTCCTTCAGCCGGTGCGCGAGATGCAGTGGCGGCTCGGGTTCGTGGGGCTGGTCGCCGGCGTCGCGGTGCTGGGGCTGGTGACGCTCATGTGGACCGGAATGATGATGGTGATGGACACGTCATCGCGGTCGCCGGTGACGCGACTGCTGCGGCGCTGGGCGGGGCTGCCGACGAGCGGAACGAGCACGACCGGCACCACCGCGAGCGGGCTGGCCGGTGCCGGCACCGCCCGCGGCAGCACAACGCCCACCCCCGGCGCTGGGTCGTGA
- a CDS encoding DnaJ C-terminal domain-containing protein: MPRDPYEVLGVSKSATPEEINKAHRKLSKKYHPDRNPGDKQADANYKEVQTAHDILGDPDKKAQYDQFGFAGTQSGFPGAGGGFPGGGFPGGGFPGGGGQMDPEAAQRLFDMFGGGAGGPDLSDLFGGGRRKTRSRSRPRAEPIESDVTIPFDVAANGGSVGLEFGGRHIDVKVPAGIEEGKRLRVPADATGGQEVLLRVKIAPHPFFRREGNDLYLDVPLTIAEAVLGAKVDVPTLDGSKLALVTVTVPPGTSSGRKLRLRGKGVAGGDQYLVFKVEVPSGSVDEKSRELITEFAQLNPQSPRANAPWV; encoded by the coding sequence ATGCCCCGCGACCCCTACGAAGTGCTCGGCGTCTCCAAGTCCGCCACCCCGGAGGAGATCAACAAGGCGCACCGGAAGCTGTCGAAGAAGTACCACCCGGACCGCAACCCGGGCGACAAGCAGGCCGACGCGAACTACAAGGAGGTTCAGACCGCCCACGACATCCTGGGCGATCCGGACAAGAAAGCGCAATACGACCAGTTCGGGTTCGCCGGCACGCAGTCCGGCTTCCCGGGCGCGGGCGGCGGGTTCCCCGGCGGCGGCTTTCCGGGCGGTGGGTTTCCGGGCGGCGGGGGGCAGATGGACCCCGAGGCCGCGCAGCGCCTCTTCGACATGTTCGGCGGCGGTGCGGGCGGCCCGGACCTGAGCGACCTGTTCGGCGGCGGGCGGCGCAAGACCCGTTCCCGCAGCCGCCCGCGCGCAGAGCCGATCGAGTCCGACGTGACGATCCCGTTCGACGTGGCCGCCAACGGCGGGAGCGTCGGGCTGGAGTTCGGCGGGCGGCACATCGACGTGAAGGTGCCCGCGGGCATCGAAGAGGGGAAACGGCTGCGCGTCCCGGCCGACGCGACCGGCGGGCAGGAGGTGCTGCTGCGGGTGAAGATCGCGCCGCACCCGTTCTTCCGGCGCGAGGGCAACGACTTGTACCTCGACGTGCCGCTCACGATCGCGGAGGCGGTGCTGGGGGCGAAGGTCGACGTTCCGACGCTCGACGGCAGTAAGCTCGCGCTGGTGACCGTGACCGTGCCCCCCGGCACGTCGAGCGGGCGCAAGCTCCGGCTCCGCGGCAAGGGCGTTGCGGGCGGGGATCAGTACCTCGTCTTCAAGGTCGAGGTGCCATCCGGTTCGGTGGACGAGAAGAGCCGCGAGCTGATCACGGAGTTCGCGCAACTGAACCCGCAGAGCCCGCGCGCGAACGCCCCGTGGGTGTGA
- a CDS encoding isoaspartyl peptidase/L-asparaginase, producing the protein MADPITIATWPFGKTAVEAAMKELAKGAPALDAALAGAQAVEDDTSIRNSVGFGSIPDRLGRLTLDACVMDGRTLACGSVACVEHIRHPAALARRVMEKTPHVMLVGEGAKWFALQQGFPLEMPYTAESIKEFLDAHPDKKKDAPAGNAPARRDGASDITLQWGSQPAPAPGSEFDHDTVTVLALDKKGHLGGVCTTSGLGYKLPGRVGDSPIIGAGLYVDDLAGAAGATGVGEEIIRIGGSLFIAELLRAGKTPQEACELACKRANAAAGRRGVHPARVAFLALDPKGNVGAACTEKAAFKYAVARGDKVELLTAKEIGPTA; encoded by the coding sequence ATGGCTGACCCGATCACGATTGCGACCTGGCCGTTCGGTAAGACCGCCGTCGAGGCCGCAATGAAGGAACTGGCGAAGGGGGCACCCGCCCTTGATGCGGCACTCGCCGGGGCGCAGGCGGTTGAGGACGACACCAGCATCCGCAACTCGGTCGGGTTCGGGAGCATCCCGGACCGACTCGGGCGGCTCACGCTCGACGCCTGCGTGATGGACGGCCGCACCCTCGCGTGCGGGTCGGTGGCGTGCGTCGAGCACATCCGGCACCCGGCGGCGCTGGCCCGGCGCGTGATGGAGAAGACCCCGCACGTCATGCTGGTGGGCGAGGGCGCGAAGTGGTTCGCGCTCCAGCAGGGGTTCCCGCTGGAGATGCCGTACACCGCCGAGAGCATCAAAGAGTTCCTCGACGCGCACCCCGATAAGAAAAAAGACGCCCCCGCGGGCAACGCGCCCGCGCGGCGCGACGGCGCCTCCGACATTACCCTCCAATGGGGCTCCCAACCCGCCCCCGCGCCGGGGTCCGAGTTCGACCACGACACCGTGACCGTGCTGGCGCTGGACAAGAAGGGGCACCTCGGCGGGGTCTGCACGACGAGCGGGCTGGGGTACAAGCTCCCGGGGCGGGTGGGCGACTCGCCGATCATCGGCGCCGGGCTGTACGTCGACGACCTCGCCGGCGCCGCGGGCGCGACGGGCGTGGGCGAAGAGATCATCCGCATCGGCGGCAGCCTGTTCATCGCCGAACTGCTCCGCGCCGGCAAGACGCCACAGGAGGCGTGCGAGCTGGCCTGCAAGCGGGCAAACGCCGCCGCGGGCCGGCGCGGCGTTCACCCGGCGCGCGTGGCGTTCCTCGCCCTCGACCCGAAGGGGAACGTCGGCGCGGCCTGCACCGAAAAGGCGGCGTTCAAGTACGCCGTCGCTCGCGGCGATAAGGTGGAACTGCTCACGGCCAAAGAGATCGGGCCGACCGCGTAG
- a CDS encoding DUF1559 domain-containing protein — MSLPFHSGRGHTPRGFTLIELLVVIAIIAILIGLLLPAVQKVREAAARMKCSNNVKQLILGMHNYASAIGNYPPAIKNDAKAAGDVFPGWGWGTLVLPYVEQDNLYRQLNPDAVPFGPQVGYGSITPTPLTQTRLSVFRCPSDPAPDQNPFRLEEADRQLGLSNYRAVCGTGSSGFFYANEDRNGIMWQNSKVTFTDVTDGTSNTVVIGECFFEQEKTKRKWAAIWAGHTGYYCSPDPAVGCGVRISDNMWHLDDTSAQINGTAPQAFGSRHHGGAYFGFGDGSVRFFRNNAEAATIKWLGCRNDGRVINYDF; from the coding sequence GTGTCGCTCCCGTTCCATTCCGGACGCGGTCACACCCCGCGTGGTTTCACACTGATCGAGCTGTTGGTGGTGATCGCGATCATCGCGATTCTGATCGGGCTGTTGCTGCCCGCCGTGCAGAAGGTGCGCGAGGCCGCCGCGCGCATGAAGTGTTCGAACAACGTGAAGCAGTTGATTCTTGGGATGCACAACTACGCGTCCGCGATCGGGAACTACCCGCCGGCCATCAAGAACGACGCCAAGGCCGCCGGCGACGTGTTCCCGGGGTGGGGGTGGGGTACGCTGGTCCTTCCGTACGTCGAACAGGACAACCTGTACCGCCAGCTCAACCCGGACGCGGTGCCGTTCGGCCCCCAGGTCGGCTACGGGTCGATCACCCCGACCCCGCTGACCCAGACCCGGCTGAGCGTGTTCCGGTGCCCGTCCGACCCGGCCCCGGACCAGAACCCGTTCCGGCTCGAAGAGGCCGACCGGCAGCTCGGCCTGTCGAACTACCGGGCGGTGTGTGGCACCGGCAGCAGCGGGTTCTTTTACGCCAACGAGGACCGCAACGGGATCATGTGGCAGAACAGCAAGGTGACGTTCACCGACGTGACCGACGGGACCAGCAACACGGTGGTGATCGGCGAGTGCTTCTTCGAGCAGGAGAAGACCAAGCGGAAGTGGGCGGCGATCTGGGCCGGGCACACGGGGTACTATTGCAGCCCGGACCCGGCCGTCGGGTGCGGGGTGCGGATCAGCGACAACATGTGGCACCTGGACGACACGTCGGCCCAGATCAACGGGACCGCGCCGCAGGCGTTCGGCAGCCGGCACCACGGCGGGGCCTATTTCGGGTTCGGGGACGGGTCGGTGCGGTTCTTCCGCAACAACGCCGAAGCGGCCACGATCAAATGGCTCGGGTGCCGCAACGACGGGAGGGTGATCAACTATGACTTCTAA